In Camelina sativa cultivar DH55 chromosome 16, Cs, whole genome shotgun sequence, a single window of DNA contains:
- the LOC104751528 gene encoding GDP-mannose transporter GONST3, with product MTNDGEIETSIIEVKIAPEPIQETWSSVFLRQASVYGVAAGYCLSASLLSIINKWAIMKFPYPGALTAMQYFTSAAGVLLCAQMKLIEHDSLNLLTMWRFLPAAMIFYLSLFTNSELLLHANVDTFIVFRSAVPIFVAIGETLFLHEPWPSVKTWGSLATIFGGSLIYVFTDYQFTIAAYSWALAYLVSMTIDFVYIKHVVMTIGLNTWGLVLYNNLEALLLFPLELLIMGELKKIKHEITDESDWYSFQVLLPVGLSCLFGLAISFFGFSCRRAISATGFTVLGIVNKLLTVVINLVVWDKHSTFVGTLGLLICMFGGVMYQQSTIKKPKAAQEAKPQEQDEEQEKLLEMQESNSIDIKEAPISEEKL from the coding sequence ATGACGAACGATGGGGAAATCGAAACTTCAATAATCGAGGTTAAGATTGCTCCAGAGCCAATCCAAGAGACTTGGTCTAGTGTTTTCCTTCGTCAAGCCTCAGTCTATGGTGTAGCTGCTGGTTATTGTCTctcagcttctcttctctccatCATCAACAAATGGGCTATCATGAAGTTTCCTTACCCCGGTGCGTTGACCGCTATGCAGTACTTCACAAGTGCGGCTGGTGTTTTGCTCTGTGCTCAGATGAAGCTCATCGAGCAtgattctctcaatctcttgaCAATGTGGAGGTTTCTCCCCGCTGCTATGATCTTCTACTTGTCTCTTTTCACCAACAGTGAGCTTCTCCTCCACGCAAATGTCGATACTTTCATCGTCTTTCGCTCTGCTGTTCCCATTTTTGTTGCCATTGGTGAAACTCTTTTCTTGCACGAGCCTTGGCCTTCTGTTAAGACTTGGGGATCTTTGGCTACTATCTTTGGTGGGAGTTTGATTTACGTTTTCACTGATTACCAGTTTACGATCGCAGCGTATAGCTGGGCTCTTGCGTATCTGGTGAGTATGACTATAGACTTCGTTTACATTAAGCATGTGGTTATGACGATTGGCTTGAACACTTGGGGTCTTGTTCTCTACAATAACCTTGAGGCTCTGCTTTTGTTCCCCCTTGAGCTGCTTATAATGGgagagttgaaaaaaattaagcaCGAGATCACTGATGAGTCTGATTGGTACTCGTTTCAAGTGCTTTTACCTGTGGGTTTATCGTGTCTGTTCGGCTTGGCAATCTCTTTCTTCGGGTTCTCTTGTCGCCGGGCTATTTCTGCAACGGGTTTTACTGTTCTTGGAATTGTGAACAAGCTGTTGACAGTTGTGATCAATTTGGTGGTGTGGGATAAACATTCTACGTTTGTTGGAACCTTGGGGCTCTTGATTTGTATGTTTGGTGGAGTCATGTATCAGCAGTCTACCATCAAGAAACCAAAGGCTGCACAAGAAGCTAAACCGCAAGAGCAAGATGAGGAACAGGAGAAACTGCTGGAGATGCAGGAGAGTAACAGCATCGATATAAAGGAAGCTCCTATATCAGAAGAGAAACTATAA